A DNA window from Mytilus edulis chromosome 14, xbMytEdul2.2, whole genome shotgun sequence contains the following coding sequences:
- the LOC139503048 gene encoding brevican core protein-like → MFNCWYMIVIALSIYHEVNAEEKLTRQCAASQGRCAKTKKSNCESSFGSGWTEKGSCCRRRPCCVFQCADIPTDSLINGTVTVTERNVGSMANFTCDADLSLVGRKSIMCTTSGWNGNIPQCTNIVCPETVAFFRGSKYIFKCNVGNWFTSEDNCNASGGQLTSIETGDENTFLVDVITLIMNIQRLRGYFWIGLTDNNDEMSYKWLSGEPLNYKNWYQGQPQQPDHINYQGSTGAHCGMIRNDYSLNWGDERCRQSVYSVCEIRLT, encoded by the exons ATGTTTAACTGTTGGTACATGATTGTCATTGCACTCAGCATATACCATGAAGTGAATGCAGAAGAAA AGTTAACTCGTCAATGTGCGGCCTCACAGGGAAGGTGCGctaaaacaaaaaaatccaaTTGTGAAAGTAGTTTTGGTTCTGGATGGACAGAAAAAGGCAGTTGTTGTCGACGGAGACCGTGTTGCGTGT TTCAGTGTGCAGATATTCCAACCGACAGTTTAATCAATGGTACTGTCACTGTAACGGAAAGAAATGTTGGCTCAATGGCAAATTTTACATGTGACGCAGACCTTTCACTGGTTGGAAGAAAATCGATCATGTGCACAACATCAGGCTGGAATGGAAATATTCCACAATGTA caaACATAGTATGTCCTGAGACGGTAGCCTTCTTCCGTGGTTCAAAGTACATATTCAAATGTAATGTAGGAAATTGGTTTACTTCTGAG GATAACTGCAATGCCAGTGGTGGACAATTGACCAGTATTGAAACTGGTGACGAAAACACGTTTTTAGTAGATGTAATTACATTGATAATGAACATACAGAGATTAAGAG GATATTTCTGGATTGGCCTTACAGACAATAACGATGAAATGTCATATAAGTGGTTGTCTGGTGAACCACTTAACTACAAAAACTGGTATCAAGGACAACCGCAGCAACCAGATCATATAAATTATCAGGGTTCGACAGGTGCACACTGTGGTATGATACGAAACGACTATTCTTTAAACTGGGGTGACGAACGTTGTCGTCAAAGCGTATATTCCGTTTGTGAAATTCG